From the unidentified bacterial endosymbiont genome, one window contains:
- a CDS encoding type III secretion system protein SsaM (Salmonella pathogenicity island 2 protein; member of a type III secretion system involved in the survival and replication of Salmonella in a host cell; is involved in the secretion of translocator and effector proteins) has protein sequence MAPDLMTQRNIQQFIQLTRLELQQIQSDIYWRTSDFEVWLNYRNKRIHLSQCLITETDDSMLMEALRQWQPTRFYGIPQRFFILNRKLVVNCTPLADSTAEHWFRLYQRQQAFLENLCHPT, from the coding sequence ATGGCGCCAGATTTAATGACACAAAGAAATATTCAACAGTTTATCCAGCTAACCAGGCTGGAGTTACAGCAGATCCAGTCAGATATTTACTGGCGCACATCTGATTTTGAAGTATGGCTCAATTATCGTAATAAACGTATCCACCTTAGCCAGTGTTTAATCACTGAAACTGACGATAGCATGTTAATGGAAGCATTACGTCAATGGCAACCGACACGCTTCTACGGAATTCCCCAACGTTTTTTTATCCTCAACCGTAAACTCGTTGTAAATTGTACTCCACTTGCGGACAGTACCGCCGAACACTGGTTCCGGCTGTATCAACGTCAACAGGCATTTCTGGAAAACTTATGTCACCCTACGTAA